A single window of Aspergillus puulaauensis MK2 DNA, chromosome 5, nearly complete sequence DNA harbors:
- a CDS encoding RXT2 domain-containing protein (COG:S;~EggNog:ENOG410PMZ0;~InterPro:IPR039602,IPR013904;~PFAM:PF08595;~go_process: GO:0016575 - histone deacetylation [Evidence IEA]), translating into MAAQAALIADTIVGMKRALRNENDDTGPDDPIMQPTNRGNKLQANARYVKEGAMGYVNPEDLYKQKIEHAGYTRYILQHNPVRYDSEGDELDDDDEDSEADAAVAEENPFSEIALEHFLCPLKHPSELPSHPSLSHAYTSKALLHMTRAIETKLRQERALLWRARNLHRQFLGDGRWAPCGLFETPEDRLIFEPQIAGTEHNSPLSEYETNGVNVSEQNEPNNSRDSAQNPSSSAASPKEVESLPHHSDKPEDADNDVEMAAEPTEVSEKESRILDTNHAKEPKFEEVDTVVGDLPQHSESRDGVAKLNGDKTDELPGDQDRIRGMDGTVDKETKRDDGADLERQNNDDMGDGIDEDVEMENGSSPEPPRRMTTRAQTNAGQPQQDPDSERASPSASSDTLSSLPTPHPLYLVPESVRPDANFGLPPNEAEDTRRLLWSYVQKQEETVRGFEHMLETLLRACRMKEDVFEWCKAEGHVGELSDGEDWYDREKWGLAEGEDLKKGADEDDIEPVEESRSNKRGRGRRA; encoded by the exons ATGGCAGCGCAAGCGGCCCTAATCGCCGATACCATAGTGGGGATGAAACGGGCCCTTCGCAATGAAAATGATG ATACGGGTCCCGATGATCCAATCATGCAACCCACGAATAGAGGCAACAAGCTCCAGGCGAATGCAAGATATGTGAAAGAGGGTGCTATGGGCTATGTAAACCCTGAGGATCTGTATAAACAG AAAATTGAACATGCCGGGTATACACGTTATATCCTCCAACATAATCCTGTGCGCTACGACTCGGAAGGCGACGAGcttgatgacgatgatgaagactCAGAAGCAGATGCAGCTGTGGCGGAAGAAAATCCGTTCTCTGAGATCGCACTGGAAC ATTTTCTATGCCCGTTGAAACATCCATCCGAACTTCCTTCTCACCCTTCGTTATCGCACGCATATACTTCTAAGGCTCTTCTACACATGACACGGGCGATTGAGACCAAGTTGCGCCAGGAACGGGCTTTGTTATGGCGGGCCAGGAATTTACATCGGCAATTCCTTGGCGATGGACGCTGGGCACCGTGTGGCTTATTCGAGACGCCCGAAGACAGGTTGATTTTTGAACCCCAAATAGCTGGCACAGAGCACAATTCCCCTCTATCAGAATACGAGACCAATGGGGTCAATGTCTCGGAACAAAATGAACCTAATAACTCGAGGGACAGTGCCCAAAATCCATCGTCATCTGCAGCCTCCCCAAAAGAAGTCGAATCACTACCACATCACAGTGACAAACCCGAAGACGCAGATAACGATGTTGAAATGGCGGCTGAGCCAACTGAGGTATCAGAAAAAGAGTCTCGTATTCTGGATACCAATCACGCGAAAGAGCCAAAATTTGAAGAAGTCGATACAGTTGTGGGCGACCTTCCGCAACATTCAGAATCTCGAGACGGTGTAGCCAAATTAAATGGCGACAAAACAGATGAATTGCCTGGCGATCAGGATCGGATTCGAGGTATGGATGGGACTGTTGATAAAGAGACGAAAAGGGACGATGGCGCCGACCTAGAGCGTCAAAATAATGATGATATGGGAGATGGGATAgacgaggatgttgagatggaaaatGGATCGTCCCCGGAGCCCCCAAGACGTATGACAACCAGAGCTCAGACCAACGCAGGCCAACCGCAGCAAGATCCTGATTCCGAGCGTGCTTCCCCATCCGCTTCTAGCGATACACTTAGCTCGCTCCCTACACCTCACCCCTTGTATCTCGTGCCCGAATCAGTTCGCCCAGACGCCAATTTTGGCCTACCTCCCAATGAGGCCGAGGATACCCGCCGACTTCTCTGGTCATATGTCCAGAAACAGGAAGAGACAGTGCGCGGTTTCGAGCACATGCTTGAGACTCTTCTACGGGCTTGCCGGATGAAAGAGGACGTTTTTGAATGGTGCAAAGCGGAGGGGCATGTCGGTGAGTTGAGCGATGGGGAAGATTGGTATGACCGTGAGAAGTGGGGTCTTGCTGAAGGGGAGGACTTAAAGAAGGGTGcggacgaagacgacatcGAACCGGTTGAGGAAAGCCGATCGAATAAGAGGGGCAGGGGTCGTCGTGCCTAA
- a CDS encoding uncharacterized protein (COG:S;~EggNog:ENOG410PKGT;~InterPro:IPR021773,IPR012880;~PFAM:PF07919) produces MDAYPQPYVANNFPFILLCGLEADDTHVESHTNDSPSPYPLLKENGILIESDFPPLEGGVAEELRDVFLAEDASRSPQDDVSGERPGVEYKIKSVGRNYRLPPRKANPPPKSPPMSPTASQDHSGHHRSSLILHSPISPLTPSSPTFPDGIMTPLWAAKHQELVPAAVINFFPFCLDSTMSSLRDNQLKIEINSLRKEWSTSGYKTRFVVVLLPEETNADDLGDVDERIMGIRRATNLEQKSIFILPPDVSSEELREFTKSLLSLLQPSLMEYYRDLSKHARRKRNRGSIPPPTAPPTSGTSQTLSLQGWNTRYEFKMGIFAEFRQEIDAALKNYESAYDTLFGEEVFENIAGWDPKFNDARLLADTLAIRIIRCLLHTGYTTSAVRAWVYHRSRIQDIVNRRGKGTRNYGWEAWEARWSLVMAQLIHQAQIPQLTSVGISQDQYNEHNSIFVPHEKPHPPGNEIAPWEQLHHEGYWLYRSAKHTVYRRALAENIPPEDRIPPGQAPASQIANKAYLYDTYLAPESHVEASQTGTGGFDHSSLILDALKAALAEFSKRNQVRMTESLSLEIAEEYMRMNSWVEAYETLRPLWSALTWRHSGWWYLMEKFAWALRECALRVKDSETVLRVDWELINWALPPRPNWHYDIHRSLEDLPSEKPKPSIVVKAEDIVSSVIATFVFQKAEGNVGEPLQGQLVLRSCAQKSSAPIRFAVLKLAFEGCLRPMRLHSDQNTDTDTVTPCIISSPSLRDPSATSDSSVLQSPTSGLTALTGIADLTIGPSQTKVYNLTSIPREAGESRVASVALLVAEEAFELTCAITDLTQQESSWWQETAKGPTRRRVGKGRDINRCKILPKPPKIRLTVPNIKNVYYTNEHIVLNLLIDNGEDEAADVIAETRLFGSPDSSAKISWLDEDTSSKSGSNTPVEEASHFVKRSIGTVQPFSQRELPVVLSNTESSFEYELEVSAVYNLVSDVQTPIIATTRLTVPIIRPFEANYEFLPRLSPLPWPDFFAVADDLIRSQQDSKPGGLQQRWCLDTKVVSFAREPLAIEKMSVVVLSLNGGASSEIGFEAVVSPDELVIRPEELRHSNFILDIRKLVLGDRRPTALNLALEIQWRRSESGSSPASGDLTVTTLEIPRFVIPAGEPRVLASAIPSHKLSGLIHMEYTLENPSLHFLTFNLTMEASEHFAFSGPKTMVVQLAPVSRHTICYNLLASKRGLWIQPQLLVVDTYFNKSLRVLPTEDMRSDKKGILIWVDAED; encoded by the exons ATGGACGCCTACCCCCAACCCTATGTCGCCAATAACTTCCCATTTATCCTGCTTTGTGGCCTCGAGGCCGATGACACCCACGTGGAATCGCACACAAATGATTCACCATCTCCGTATCCGCTTCTGAAAGAGAACGGCATTCTAATAGAGTCCGATTTCCCGCCATTGGAGGGGGGAGTTGCGGAGGAATTGCGGGATGTATTCCTTGCTGAAGATGCGTCGCGAAGCCCTCAGGACGATGTTTCTGGAGAAAGACCCGGGGTcgaatataaaataaagtcTGTTGGACGG AATTACAGACTCCCTCCGCGCAAGGCGAACCCTCCCCCTAAATCTCCACCCATGAGTCCGACGGCTAGTCAAGACCATAGCGGACACCATAGATCTTCCCTTATCCTTCATTCACCTATATCCCCGTTGACACCCAGCTCCCCAACGTTTCCTGACGGCATAATGACACCTCTGTGGGCTGCAAAACACCAGGAGCTGGTTCCGGCTGCAGTGATAAACTTCTTCCCGTTTTGCCTTGATTCAACCATGAGCTCTTTGCGTGATAATCAACTGAAGATAGAAATAAACAGCCTGAGAAAAGAGTGGTCCACCTCTGGCTACAAGACCCGCTTCGTTGTCGTTCTTCTGCCAGAGGAAACTAACGCTGATGACCTGGGAGATGTCGACGAGCGGATCATGGGGATTCGGCGAGCAACCAATTTAGAGCAAAAATCGATATTCATTCTTCCACCCGACGTGAGCTCCGAGGAGCTGAGAGAATTCACAAAGTCTCTACTCTCCCTTTTACAGCCCTCGTTGATGGAATATTATCGGGATCTATCCAAACACGCtcggagaaaaagaaatagggGCAGTATAccacccccaacagccccgCCAACGAGTGGAACCTCTCAAACATTGTCGCTTCAAGGATGGAATACGCGGTACGAATTCAAGATGGGGATATTTGCGGAATTTAGGCAGGAAATAGATGCGGCCCTTAAAAATTACGAGAGTGCATACGATACCCTGTTTGGGGAAGAGGTTTTTGAAAACATCGCTGGCTGGGATCCGAAGTTTAATGATGCCCGACTGTTAGCGGACACCCTTGCCATACGCATAATTCGTTGCCTACTACATACCGGATATACGACTTCTGCGGTACGAGCATGGGTATATCACCGGAGTCGCATACAGGACATTGTGAACAGGCGAGGGAAGGGGACGAGGAACTACGGCTGGGAAGCTTGGGAAGCTAGGTGGTCACTGGTGATGGCTCAGCTCATTCATCAAGCTCAGATTCCACAGTTGACATCTGTTGGAATTTCCCAGGATCAGTATAATGAGCACAACTCGATATTCGTCCCGCACGAAAAGCCGCATCCTCCTGGGAATGAAATCGCACCGTGGGAACAGCTTCACCACGAAGGATACTGGTTATATCGTTCAGCAAAACATACCGTGTACCGGCGAGCCTTGGCGGAGAATATCCCTCCGGAAGATCGGATACCACCAGGACAGGCTCCTGCATCTCAGATAGCTAACAAGGCTTACCTTTATGACACATATCTTGCACCAGAATCTCACGTTGAAGCTTCGCAGACCGGAACTGGTGGGTTTGACCATTCATCATTGATATTGGATGCTCTCAAGGCGGCACTGGCCGAATTCTCAAAAAGAAATCAAGTACGAATGACAGAGAGTCTTAGTCTGGAGATCGCAGAGGAGTACATGCGTATGAACTCGTGGGTAGAGGCTTACGAAACTCTCCGTCCGCTTTGGTCGGCCCTTACTTGGCGGCATTCTGGATGGTGGTATCTTATGGAGAAGTTTGCCTGGGCCTTGAGAGAATGTGCGCTGCGAGTCAAAGATAGTGAAACCGTCTTAAGGGTTGATTGGGAATTGATAAACTGGG CGCTCCCGCCGCGGCCTAACTGGCATTACGATATTCACCGAAGTCTGGAAGACCTCCCGTCAGaaaagccaaagccatcTATTGTGGTTAAAGCGGAGGATATTGTCTCGAGCG TCATCGCAACCTTTGTCTTCCAGAAAGCCGAAGGCAATGTTGGTGAACCCTTACAAGGCCAGCTTGTACTGAGGTCCTGTGCCCAGAAGTCGTCGGCCCCCATTCGCTTTGCGGTACTTAAACTCGCTTTTGAGGGCTGCCTTCGTCCAATGCGGTTACATTCGGATCAGAATACAGATACAGACACCGTTACTCCATGCATTATATCATCACCTTCACTGCGCGATCCGAGCGCTACTTCTGATTCATCTGTTCTTCAGTCACCCACAAGTGGGCTGACTGCGCTTACTGGGATCGCGGACCTTACTATCGGGCCTTCCCAAACGAAAGTGTATAATTTGACATCTATCCCTCGGGAAGCAGGAGAATCTCGGGTGGCTTCAGTGGCTCTACTGGTTGCGGAAGAGGCATTTGAGCTCACGTGTGCTATCACGGATCTGACTCAACAAGAATCATCCTGGTGGCAGGAAACGGCAAAGGGGCCAACTCGTAGGCGGGTTGGCAAGGGCCGTGATATTAACCGCTGCAAGATCCTACCGAAACCGCCTAAGATTCGACTAACAGTTCCAAACATTAAGAACGTTTATTATACGAATGAACATATTGTCCTCAACCTTCTGATCGATAATGGGGAAGATGAGGCTGCCGATGTTATTGCTGAGACCAGATTATTCGGCAGCCCTGATTCTTCAGCTAAGATTTCGTGGCTCGATGAGGATACCTCTTCTAAATCTGGATCTAATACACCGGTAGAAGAAGCATCTCACTTTGTCAAGCGGTCGATTGGGACCGTACAACCCTTTTCCCAACGTGAACTACCGGTTGTTCTTTCTAATACCGAGAGCAGCTTTGAATATGAGCTCGAGGTGTCCGCCGTGTACAATCTCGTCTCTGACGTCCAAACTCCCATAATCGCTACTACACGGTTAACCGTGCCCATAATTCGACCATTCGAGGCAAATTATGAGTTCCTGCCTCGACTTAGTCCGCTGCCATGGCCGGACTTTTTCGCGGTTGCTGATGACTTGATCAGATCTCAGCAGGACTCGAAGCCGGGAGGGCTGCAGCAAAGGTGGTGCCTTGACACAAAGGTCGTTTCTTTTGCCCGTGAGCCGCTGGCTATCGAGAAAATGTCTGTTGTCGTGTTGAGCCTCAACGGTGGTGCTTCCTCTGAAATCGGATTTGAAGCAGTCGTCAGTCCGGACGAGTTAGTGATTCGTCCTGAAGAGCTTCGCCACTCCAATTTCATCTTGGATATCCGGAAGCTTGTTTTGGGTGACCGGCGGCCCACCGCACTTAACCTCGCTCTAGAAATCCAATGGCGAAGAAGTGAAAGTGGCTCGTCTCCTGCAAGTGGCGACCTAACAGTAACTACACTCGAAATACCGCGGTTTGTGATACCAGCTGGTGAACCCCGCGTACTCGCCTCTGCCATTCCATCACATAAGCTTTCTGGGCTGATACACATGGAGTACACCTTGGAAAACCCGTCACTGCACTTCCTTACATTCAACCTGACCATGGAGGCTAGTGAGCATTTTGCCTTCAGTGGCCCAAAGACAATGGTCGTCCAGCTAGCGCCTGTGAGCCGACACACCATCTGTTATAATTTGTTGGCTTCCAAAAGAGGCTTATGGATCCAACCACAACTCCTCGTTGTAGATACATATTTCAATAAGTCTCTACGGGTGCTCCCGACGGAAGACATGCGGTCAGATAAAAAGGGAATCCTGATATGGGTTGATGCCGAGGATTAA
- a CDS encoding uncharacterized protein (COG:S;~EggNog:ENOG410PI1R;~InterPro:IPR000073,IPR029058;~MEROPS:MER0036083;~PFAM:PF12697,PF00561), protein MDRAENQQHSATIAEAPVQSSLLARRRKNDRSRAHAGNPSTAADPTSPEVITSLISSLSAISVPVQSHFDLNVPRIDSETDPSSPVYFPPENLDVSDQRPPSEHGFGVTYGSHNSAEEQPPHTPFLHPDDAAASPVIRMARAPPSPKSPKSPKFKLNPERPASAGRPTSRSSYNSHRATFEDPAFGTITAEPGPQKVSTAASIHSTSSRKSLKSLLKKPSREFAGEKDKQIERLRKTNSYTDGLRHNVPRSRASLRSLHSMADVVEEGRPTQFAVDASREHSISTPTGMERPSLQSNHDSAPSTPGGIGSGRIIPARESSLRHGFSSSPKHRKSGRHSRYSSTASKEVKTDSGISGVGNETEQVTRRIQELKDQQQRIKSELETDNTPQHPIKEPTSVQPPPSRARSDTGGSIVQHELIIDESAPSPAILTGRSRSFPRNSPQVAQRPTIVSSQSFATRQSFDRPDPMEKLRNRRSVESQQAPRVHKRSPSGPTSHARSSVVGEDRPSSADSVNLAVFEYVASPKLTQRVRHPTSGRVIAFSEVGDPKGHMVLCCLGMGLTRYLMAFYDELARSLGLRLVTLDRPGVGESGPYVSDAGTPLSWPDDVAIVCNHLKVTKFSILAHSAGAIYALATALRIPQHIRGRIHLLAPWIPPSQLSNIGSYKTPVPNNAVPYSHRFLRALPTSFLKIANSSFMSATSASLTSSLPKSPRRSKRRATMKDGSRPISLEAKDGKQQSEKDFKSMDSIHVTRNVNGSNDGKTQVITSQTAIDSEERERQSDYDNRLTHKIWELATTHANPAVDLLVCLERQQAIGFQYVDITRNVVIHHGSRDTRVPVDNVRWLGQTMRRCEVRVLEGEGHGLMASAAVMGNVLMEIAKEWEDWMTLVQGKRRATLGTRSGAMVAA, encoded by the exons ATGGATCGTGCGGAGAACCAGCAACATTCCGCAACCATCGCGGAAGCCCCTGTCCAGTCTTCGCTGCTCGCAAGACGTCGCAAAAACGACCGTTCACGCGCGCATGCTGGGAATCCTTCTACAGCTGCTGACCCGACCTCTCCGGAGGTAATTACTTCGTTAATATCCTCCCTTTCAGCAATTTCTGTGCCCGTACAATCGCATTTCGACTTGAACGTCCCACGCATTGACTCGGAAACCGACCCTTCATCCCCAGTTTATTTTCCACCTGAGAACCTTGACGTTTCCGACCAGCGCCCACCTAGCGAGCATGGGTTTGGTGTGACTTACGGTTCGCACAACTCAGCCGAAGAGCAGCCACCACATACCCCCTTCCTGCACCCAGATGATGCCGCAGCGTCGCCAGTTATTCGCATGGCACGGGCGCCACCGTCTCCAAAATCCCCAAAATCTCCCAAGTTCAAACTGAATCCCGAGCGACCTGCGTCTGCTGGAAGACCGACTTCGCGAAGCTCGTATAATTCCCACAGGGCCACATTTGAGGATCCTGCGTTTGGCACGATCACAGCAGAACCTGGCCCTCAAAAAGTATCAACAGCGGCGAGTATCCATTCGACGAGCTCTAGAAAAAGTCTAAAAAGCCTTCTAAAAAAACCATCGCGCGAATTTGCTGGCGAGAAGGACAAACAAATTGAACGACTCCGCAAAACGAATAGCTACACGGACGGCTTAAGGCACAACGTTCCACGCAGTAGGGCTAGCTTGCGGTCCCTGCATTCAATGGCCGacgtggttgaagaaggacggCCCACTCAGTTTGCAGTGGATGCATCCCGGGAGCACTCTATCAGCACTCCCACAGGAATGGAGCGCCCCTCGTTACAAAGCAACCACGACAGCGCACCAAGCACACCTGGGGGAATTGGAAGTGGAAGAATTATCCCTGCTCGAGAGTCGTCCTTGCGACACGGCTTTTCTTCCAGTCCGAAACACCGTAAAAGCGGTCGTCATAGTCGATATTCATCAACCGCTAGCAAGGAAGTCAAAACGGATAGTGGTATCTCAGGCGTTGGCAACGAAACCGAACAAGTGACAAGGAGGATTCAAGAGCTGAAAGATCAACAGCAGAGAATAAAAAGCGAGCTAGAAACTGATAATACGCCACAGCATCCGATAAAGGAACCGACAAGCGTGCAACCGCCACCCTCACGGGCGCGGAGTGATACCGGCGGCAGCATCGTGCAACATGAATTGATCATTGATGAGAGTGCTCCATCTCCGGCTATTCTTACTGGGAGAAGCCGATCATTCCCTCGCAATAGCCCCCAGGTCGCGCAGAGACCGACCATCGTGTCATCCCAATCTTTTGCGACAAGACAGTCCTTCGACCGACCAGATCccatggagaagctgcggaaCAGACGCTCTGTGGAGTCTCAACAGGCACCACGAGTACATAAACGGTCCCCATCCGGTCCAACTTCTCATGCCCGTTCTTCAGTTGTAGGCGAAGACCGCCCATCAAGTGCAGACTCGGTCAATCTTGCTGTGTTTGAATATGTAGCCTCGCCGAAGCTAACACAAAGGGTACGTCATCCTACAAGCGGCCGTGTGATAGCATTTTCAGAAGTTGGTGATCCCAAAGGTCATATGGTACTTTGCTGCCTCGGCATGGGGTTAACAAGATATTTGATGGCATTCTATGACGAGCTGGCACGATCTCTTGGCCTCCGGCTTGTGACGCTGGATCGGCCTGGAGTTGGTGAAAGCGGCCCTTACGTGAGCGATGCTGGGACACCTCTCAGCTGGCCTG ATGATGTTGCAATCGTTTGTAACCATTTAAAAGTCACCAAATTTTCTATTTTAGCACATTCAGCGGGTGCTATTTATGCCCTTGCTACAGCTCTAAGAATACCACAACATATCCGCGGTCGTATCCACCTATTGGCGCCGTGGATCCCCCCTTCTCAACTTTCCAACATTGGGTCATACAAGACCCCTGTTCCAAACAATGCAGTACCTTATTCGCATCGGTTCCTTCGGGCCTTGCCAACCTCATTCCTCAAAATCGCCAATTCGAGCTTCATGAGTGCCACGAGCGCAAGTCTTACATCCAGTCTTCCCAAGTCTCCGCGACGAAGCAAGCGCCGTGCCACCATGAAAGATGGCTCTCGACCAATTTCTCTTGAAGCCAAGGATGGAAAACAACAGTCGGAGAAAGACTTCAAATCAATGGATAGCATCCATGTGACCCGCAACGTCAATGGATCTAATGATGGAAAGACCCAGGTTATTACCAGCCAGACTGCAATTGACTCCGAGGAACGTGAACGCCAATCAGACTACGATAACCGACTGACGCATAAAATATGGGAATTAGCCACAACCCACGCCAATCCCGCTGTTGACTTGTTAGTTTGCTTAGAGCGTCAGCAAGCAATCGGATTCCAATACGTGGATATCACCCGGAATGTTGTAATTCACCATGGAAGTCGAGACACTCGTGTTCCCGTTGATAATGTCCGATGGTTGGGTCAGACTATGCGGCGCTGCGAGGTCCGGGTCCTCGAAGGTGAGGGCCATGGACTGATGGCTTCAGCCGCAGTAATGGGCAATGTCCTTATGGAGATTGCTAAAGAATGGGAAGATTGGATGACTCTCGTTCAAGGCAAGCGCAGAGCGACACTTGGCACTCGTTCTGGGGCCATGGTTGCAGCCTAG